The proteins below are encoded in one region of Mycteria americana isolate JAX WOST 10 ecotype Jacksonville Zoo and Gardens chromosome 22, USCA_MyAme_1.0, whole genome shotgun sequence:
- the ARHGAP23 gene encoding rho GTPase-activating protein 23 isoform X1 — MNGIAFCLVGIPPPAPAPTPGQRDGASPNANVPPEGPFPWVGPKTVVLQKSSQGGFGFTLRHFIVYPPESAVHSTAKEEENGNRAGPPRSRLEPMDTIFVKNVREDGPAHQAGLRTGDRLVKVNGESIIGKTYSQVIALIQNSDDVLELSIMPKDEDILQLAYSQDAYLKGNEPYSGGAQSIPEPPPICYPRKTYPFQARGAEPPTGQPPGAHRPTAAGPSSPLGTAALASTRSEAGGSPAHHPNEPQSGGPPPRPTAPHGHPGSFFRAGCASNVTSSLPDRYGIPPATPSSYGVPKHLPEHRTHCGFKEGVGGLAGAGRPPREAAGSQRAPGRQECQQALSRWFCSQETRRSASEERRQAMPPRYRSVSQDRLGGSAAAPRGWPHSASHDTLLQPSREGWAPRARSDHYLGRYGRSMEALEPGALLSPNLDRSVWPPERVCRATVAAVGQPIPHGSFAPSSSSSSSSQQPAPVQKHPSQPNLQSADDSGYIGYRSYSPSFQRRTGLLHALSFRDPAFGGLPTFSIPQHPPVPAVPPPTGPPPVPTTPREQRPESSRVPQQPEERREEVVLRQKPPTGRKMPPPLRQMNFVFPEGVKETDVCEPPPASGKGERPAAERQGRRVAPLAAPEDSLASIPFIDEPTSPSIDLKAKHVPASSVVSSAMNSAPAVATSPSSPTFAFALSRHYSQDCSSIKAGRRSSYLLAITTERSKSCDDGLNAFRDEGKILRRMPSRVPSLRMLRSFFTDGSLDSLGTSEDARSKRHSTSDLSDIPFSAVRKEGWLHCKQILTKKGKKVGGGIRQWKRVFAVLRTHSLYLCKDRREAVTCAPAPGEEEPPISIRACLVDISYSETKRKHVFRLTTADFCEYLFQAEDREDMLAWIKVIRENSKAEGEDPGFASQALINKKLNDYRKVSPAGAKPDSSPKGSRGLGIRAEFLKQTGTSAPRSPRQDAAVTKDESGSQKAPWGINIMKKNKKSAPRAFGVRLEDCQPAPDNKNVPLIVEACCKVVEDRGLEYMGIYRVPGNNAVVSSLQEQLNKGATEINLQDERWQDLNVISSLLKSFFRKLPEPLFTDDKYNDFIEANRIEDASERMRTLRKLIRDLPGHYYETLKFLVGHLKTIADHSEKNKMEPRNLALVFGPTLVRTSEDNMTDMVTHMPDRYKIVETLIQHSDWFFSDKEDKGEKTPVDEKEAQSVPNIEYLLPNIGRTAAPGDAAGSTRSGSAKPKGTWPSRKAPPHRELLAIPFVSAAARKRKKRREAEGVGSSTDDDVEHRDAPGRDQENEGTTAAPPGAGKAPSSTGAEPAAPSPAGMEQEISLEPGGAGSELAPDARSIVSGYSTLSTMDRSLCSEVPSVAGSRGEEADDERSELSHMETDTESREGARPRPGQVAGGTGDEDKGLPGRPSFNSHRLIQCDTLARRKLGRPRLAGETPVPAGEDQGWVPPGRPSLREQLRQRLRASADDMGVRLRRAHSPETRRKKSSWRRHTVVVPGGLKDLNFNEWKEPRPLEMSPGPCRDKDSGLSSLESTKARPPAPAPAQPGAAGEVPGTKTPPGSPGPLAPLRFPQCL, encoded by the exons gaggaggagaacggGAACCGAGCAG GTCCCCCCCGGAGCCGCCTGGAGCCCATGGACACCATCTTCGTGAAGAACGTGCGGGAGGATGGGCCGGCGCACCAGGCTGGGCTGCGCACCG gggacCGGCTGGTCAAGGTGAACGGGGAGAGCATCATCGGGAAGACCTACTCGCAGGTCATTGCGCTGATCCAGAACAG cgATGATGTGCTGGAGCTCTCCATCATGCCCAAGGACGAGGACATCCTCCAGCTG GCGTATTCGCAGGATGCCTACCTGAAGGGCAACGAGCCGTACTCCGGCGGGGCGCAGAGCATCCCCGAGCCCCCTCCCATCTGCTACCCGCGGAAGACGTACCCCTTCCAGGCACGGGGTGCCGAGCCCCCCACGGGCCAGCCGCCGGGCGCCCACCGCCCCACCGCCGCGGGCCCCTCGTCCCCGCTTGGCACGGCCGCGCTCGCCAGCACCCGGAGCGAGGCGGGTGGCAGCCCTGCGCACCACCCCAACGAGCCGCAGTCCGGGGGTCCCCCCCCACGCCCCACCGCACCCCACGGGCACCCCGGCTCATTCTTCCGCGCCGGCTGCGCCAGCAACGTCACATCCTCTCTGCCTGACCGCTACGGGatcccccctgccaccccctcctccTACGGGGTCCCCAAGCACCTCCCGGAGCACCGGACTCACTGCGGCTTCAAGGAGGGTgtcggggggctggcgggggccgggcggccaCCCCGGGAGGCAGCGGGTAGCCAGCGGGCACCCGGCCGGCAAGAGTGCCAGCAGGCTCTGTCCCGCTGGTTTTGCAGCCAGGAGACGCGGCGGAGCGCCTCGGAGGAGCGGCGGCAAGCCATGCCGCCCCGCTACCGCAGCGTGTCCCAGGACCGGCTGGGGGGCTcggcggcagccccccggggctggccccACAGCGCCTCGCACGacaccctgctgcagccctcccgCGAGGGCTGGGCACCCCGCGCCCGCTCCGACCACTACCTGGGCAGGTACGGGCGCTCCATGGAGGCCCTGGAGCCCGGCGCCCTGCTCTCCCCTAACCTCGACCGCTCCGTGTGGCCACCGGAGAGGGTCTGCCGGGCCACCGTCGCTGCTGTCGGACAGCCCATCCCGCACGGCTCCTTcgcaccttcctcctcctcctcctcctcctcgcagcaGCCGGCACCCGTGCAGAAGCACCCGTCGCAGCCCAACCTGCAGAGCGCAGATGATTCGGGCTACATCGGCTACCGGAGCTACAGCCCATCCTTCCAGCGCCGTACCGGGCTGCTGCATGCCCTCTCCTTCCGTGACCCGGCTTTCGGTGGCCTGCCCACCTTCAGCATCCCGCAGCACCCGCCCGTCCCCGCCGTCCCACCGCCCACCGGTCCCCCGCCGGTCCCTACCACACCCAGGGAGCAGCGGCCGGAGAGCAGCCGGGTGCCCCAGCAGCCGGAGGAGCGGAGGGAAGAGGTGGTTTTGCGGCAGAAGCCGCCCACGGGCCGCAAGATGCCACCCCCCCTGCGGCAGATGAACTTTGTCTTTCCTGAGGGGGTGAAGGAGACGGACGTTTGTGAACCCCCGCCGGCCAGCGGCAAAGGGGAGAGGCCGGCAGCCGAGCGGCAAGGCCGGCGCGTGGCTCCCTTGGCGGCCCCCGAGGACTCGCTGGCGTCCATCCCCTTCATCG ACGAACCCACCAGCCCCAGCATTGACCTGAAGGCCAAGCACGTCCCCGCCTCCTCGGTGGTCTCCAGTGCCATGAACTCCGCGCCCGCCGTCGCCACCAGCCCCTCCTCGCCCACCTTCGCCTTCGCCCTGAGCCGGCATTACTCCCAGGATTGCA GCAGCATCAAGGCCGGCCGCCGCTCGTCCTACCTCCTGGCCATCACCACCGAGCGCTCCAAGTCCTGTGACGATGGTCTGAACGCATTTCGGGATGAGGGGAAGATCCTAAG GAGGATGCCCAGCCGGGTCCCCAGCCTCCGCATGCTGAGGAGCTTCTTCACCGATGGG TCTCTGGACAGCCTCGGCACGTCCGAAGACGCCCGCTCCAAAAGACACTCAACCTCCGACCTCTCGGACATCCCGTTCAGCGCCGTGAGGAAGGAGGGCTGGCTCCACTGCAAGCAGATCCTCACCAAAAAGGGGAAG AAGGTCGGCGGAGGCATCCGGCAGTGGAAGCGCGTCTTCGCCGTGCTGCGCACCCACTCGCTGTACCTGTGCAAAGACAGGCGGGAGGCGGTGACCTGCGCCCCGGCCCCAGGTGAGGAGGAGCCGCCGATCAGCATCCGAGCGTGCCTGGTGGACATCTCCTACAGCGAGACCAAGAGGAAGCACGTCTTCCGGCTGACGACCGCTGACTTCTGTGAATATCTCTTTCAGGCAGAGGATCGGGAAGACATGCTGGCCTGGATCAAAGTCATCAGGGAGAACAGCAAGGCCGAGGGCGAG gACCCCGGTTTTGCCAGCCAAGCGCTTATCAACAAGAAGTTAAACGACTACCGGAAAGTGAG CCCCGCGGGTGCCAAGCCCGACTCCTCGCCCAAGGGCTCTCGCGGGCTGGGGATCCGAGCCGAGTTCCTGAAGCAGACGGGAACCAGCGCGCCCCGATCCCCCAGGCAGGATGCGGCCGTCACGAAAG ATGAGAGCGGCTCCCAAAAAGCCCCATGGGGCATCAACATCATgaagaagaacaagaaatctGCCCCCCGGGCCTTTGGCGTGAGGCTGGAGGACTGCCAGCCTGCCCCGGACAACAAG aaTGTCCCCCTGATCGTCGAAGCCTGCTGCAAGGTGGTGGAGGACCGAGGGCTGGAGTACATGGGCATCTACCGCGTGCCCGGCAACAACGCGGTGGTGTccagcctgcaggagcagctcaACAAGGGAGCCACCGAGATCAACCTGCAGGACGAG CGGTGGCAGGACCTGAACGTCATTAGCAGCCTGTTGAAATCCTTCTTCCGAAAGCTGCCCGAGCCCCTCTTCACTGACG ATAAGTACAACGACTTCATCGAGGCCAACCGGATAGAGGATGCCAGCGAGAGGATGAGGACGCTGCGGAAGCTG ATCCGGGACCTGCCAGGTCACTACTACGAGACACTCAAGTTCCTGGTGGGTCACCTGAAGACCATCGCTGACCACTCGGAGAAGAACAAG ATGGAGCCCCGAAACCTGGCCCTGGTGTTCGGCCCCACGCTGGTGCGGACATCCGAGGACAACATGACCGACATGGTGACGCACATGCCCGACCGCTACAAAATCGTGGAGACCCTCATCCAGCAC TCGGACTGGTTCTTCAGCGACAAGGAGGACAAGGGCGAGAAG ACCCCCGTGGATGAGAAGGAGGCTCAGTCCGTGCCCAACATCGAGTACCTGCTCCCCAACATCGGCAGGACCGCGGCGCCCGGCGATGCCGCAG GCTCAACCCGCAGCGGCTCCGCCAAACCGAAG GGCACGTGGCCGTCGCGGAAGGCACCGCCGCACCGGGAGCTCCTCGCCATCCCCTTCGTCTCGGCCGCCGCCcgcaagaggaagaagaggagagaggccGAGGGCGTTGGGAGCAGCACCGACGATGACGTGGAGCACAGGGATGCCCCGGGCCGGGACCAGGAGAACGAGGGGACCACGGCTGCACCGCCGGGAGCCGGCAAAGCCCCCAGCAGCACCGGCGCAgagccggcagcccccagcccggccgggaTGGAGCAGGAGATCTCCCTGGAGCCCGGGGGTGCCGGGTCTGAGCTGGCGCCAGACGCCCGCTCCATCGTGTCGGGCTACTCCACCCTGTCCACCATGGACCGCAGCCTGTGCTCCGAGGTTCCGTCGGTggccgggagccgcggggagGAGGCGGACGACGAACGCAGCGAGCTCAGCCACATGGAGACGGACACGGAGAGCCGGGagggtgcccggccccggccggggcaggTGGCCGGGGGGACTGGGGATGAGGACAAGGggctccccggccgcccctccTTCAACTCCCACCGCCTGATCCAGTGTGACACGCTGGCCCGCAGGAAGCTGGGGCGGCCCCGGCTGGCTGGCGAGACCCCGGTGCCTGCCGGGGAAGACCAAGGCTGGGTGCCCCCCGGGCGGCCCTCGCTGCGGGAGCAACTCCGGCAGCGCCTGCGAGCCTCTGCCGACGACATGGGCGTCCGCCTGCGCCGAGCCCACTCCCCCGAGACCCGCCGCAAGAAGAGCAGCTGGCGCCGGCACACCGTGGTGGTGCCCGGTGGCCTCAAGGACCTCAACTTCAACGAGTGGAAGGAGCCGCGGCCACTGGAGATGTCCCCGGGACCCTGCCGTGACAAGGACTCGGGGCTCAGCAGCCTGGAGTCCACCAAAGCCCGGCCCCCGGCacctgccccggcacagcccggcgcTGCCGGTGAGGTGCCGGGCACCAAGACCCCcccgggcagccctggccccctGGCCCCCCTGCGCTTCCCCCAGTGCCTCTGA
- the ARHGAP23 gene encoding rho GTPase-activating protein 23 isoform X4: MGRRTRLGCAPVNGESIIGKTYSQVIALIQNSDDVLELSIMPKDEDILQLAYSQDAYLKGNEPYSGGAQSIPEPPPICYPRKTYPFQARGAEPPTGQPPGAHRPTAAGPSSPLGTAALASTRSEAGGSPAHHPNEPQSGGPPPRPTAPHGHPGSFFRAGCASNVTSSLPDRYGIPPATPSSYGVPKHLPEHRTHCGFKEGVGGLAGAGRPPREAAGSQRAPGRQECQQALSRWFCSQETRRSASEERRQAMPPRYRSVSQDRLGGSAAAPRGWPHSASHDTLLQPSREGWAPRARSDHYLGRYGRSMEALEPGALLSPNLDRSVWPPERVCRATVAAVGQPIPHGSFAPSSSSSSSSQQPAPVQKHPSQPNLQSADDSGYIGYRSYSPSFQRRTGLLHALSFRDPAFGGLPTFSIPQHPPVPAVPPPTGPPPVPTTPREQRPESSRVPQQPEERREEVVLRQKPPTGRKMPPPLRQMNFVFPEGVKETDVCEPPPASGKGERPAAERQGRRVAPLAAPEDSLASIPFIDEPTSPSIDLKAKHVPASSVVSSAMNSAPAVATSPSSPTFAFALSRHYSQDCSSIKAGRRSSYLLAITTERSKSCDDGLNAFRDEGKILRRMPSRVPSLRMLRSFFTDGSLDSLGTSEDARSKRHSTSDLSDIPFSAVRKEGWLHCKQILTKKGKKVGGGIRQWKRVFAVLRTHSLYLCKDRREAVTCAPAPGEEEPPISIRACLVDISYSETKRKHVFRLTTADFCEYLFQAEDREDMLAWIKVIRENSKAEGEDPGFASQALINKKLNDYRKVSPAGAKPDSSPKGSRGLGIRAEFLKQTGTSAPRSPRQDAAVTKDESGSQKAPWGINIMKKNKKSAPRAFGVRLEDCQPAPDNKNVPLIVEACCKVVEDRGLEYMGIYRVPGNNAVVSSLQEQLNKGATEINLQDERWQDLNVISSLLKSFFRKLPEPLFTDDKYNDFIEANRIEDASERMRTLRKLIRDLPGHYYETLKFLVGHLKTIADHSEKNKMEPRNLALVFGPTLVRTSEDNMTDMVTHMPDRYKIVETLIQHSDWFFSDKEDKGEKTPVDEKEAQSVPNIEYLLPNIGRTAAPGDAAGSTRSGSAKPKGTWPSRKAPPHRELLAIPFVSAAARKRKKRREAEGVGSSTDDDVEHRDAPGRDQENEGTTAAPPGAGKAPSSTGAEPAAPSPAGMEQEISLEPGGAGSELAPDARSIVSGYSTLSTMDRSLCSEVPSVAGSRGEEADDERSELSHMETDTESREGARPRPGQVAGGTGDEDKGLPGRPSFNSHRLIQCDTLARRKLGRPRLAGETPVPAGEDQGWVPPGRPSLREQLRQRLRASADDMGVRLRRAHSPETRRKKSSWRRHTVVVPGGLKDLNFNEWKEPRPLEMSPGPCRDKDSGLSSLESTKARPPAPAPAQPGAAGEVPGTKTPPGSPGPLAPLRFPQCL, encoded by the exons ATGGGCCGGCGCACCAGGCTGGGCTGCGCACCG GTGAACGGGGAGAGCATCATCGGGAAGACCTACTCGCAGGTCATTGCGCTGATCCAGAACAG cgATGATGTGCTGGAGCTCTCCATCATGCCCAAGGACGAGGACATCCTCCAGCTG GCGTATTCGCAGGATGCCTACCTGAAGGGCAACGAGCCGTACTCCGGCGGGGCGCAGAGCATCCCCGAGCCCCCTCCCATCTGCTACCCGCGGAAGACGTACCCCTTCCAGGCACGGGGTGCCGAGCCCCCCACGGGCCAGCCGCCGGGCGCCCACCGCCCCACCGCCGCGGGCCCCTCGTCCCCGCTTGGCACGGCCGCGCTCGCCAGCACCCGGAGCGAGGCGGGTGGCAGCCCTGCGCACCACCCCAACGAGCCGCAGTCCGGGGGTCCCCCCCCACGCCCCACCGCACCCCACGGGCACCCCGGCTCATTCTTCCGCGCCGGCTGCGCCAGCAACGTCACATCCTCTCTGCCTGACCGCTACGGGatcccccctgccaccccctcctccTACGGGGTCCCCAAGCACCTCCCGGAGCACCGGACTCACTGCGGCTTCAAGGAGGGTgtcggggggctggcgggggccgggcggccaCCCCGGGAGGCAGCGGGTAGCCAGCGGGCACCCGGCCGGCAAGAGTGCCAGCAGGCTCTGTCCCGCTGGTTTTGCAGCCAGGAGACGCGGCGGAGCGCCTCGGAGGAGCGGCGGCAAGCCATGCCGCCCCGCTACCGCAGCGTGTCCCAGGACCGGCTGGGGGGCTcggcggcagccccccggggctggccccACAGCGCCTCGCACGacaccctgctgcagccctcccgCGAGGGCTGGGCACCCCGCGCCCGCTCCGACCACTACCTGGGCAGGTACGGGCGCTCCATGGAGGCCCTGGAGCCCGGCGCCCTGCTCTCCCCTAACCTCGACCGCTCCGTGTGGCCACCGGAGAGGGTCTGCCGGGCCACCGTCGCTGCTGTCGGACAGCCCATCCCGCACGGCTCCTTcgcaccttcctcctcctcctcctcctcctcgcagcaGCCGGCACCCGTGCAGAAGCACCCGTCGCAGCCCAACCTGCAGAGCGCAGATGATTCGGGCTACATCGGCTACCGGAGCTACAGCCCATCCTTCCAGCGCCGTACCGGGCTGCTGCATGCCCTCTCCTTCCGTGACCCGGCTTTCGGTGGCCTGCCCACCTTCAGCATCCCGCAGCACCCGCCCGTCCCCGCCGTCCCACCGCCCACCGGTCCCCCGCCGGTCCCTACCACACCCAGGGAGCAGCGGCCGGAGAGCAGCCGGGTGCCCCAGCAGCCGGAGGAGCGGAGGGAAGAGGTGGTTTTGCGGCAGAAGCCGCCCACGGGCCGCAAGATGCCACCCCCCCTGCGGCAGATGAACTTTGTCTTTCCTGAGGGGGTGAAGGAGACGGACGTTTGTGAACCCCCGCCGGCCAGCGGCAAAGGGGAGAGGCCGGCAGCCGAGCGGCAAGGCCGGCGCGTGGCTCCCTTGGCGGCCCCCGAGGACTCGCTGGCGTCCATCCCCTTCATCG ACGAACCCACCAGCCCCAGCATTGACCTGAAGGCCAAGCACGTCCCCGCCTCCTCGGTGGTCTCCAGTGCCATGAACTCCGCGCCCGCCGTCGCCACCAGCCCCTCCTCGCCCACCTTCGCCTTCGCCCTGAGCCGGCATTACTCCCAGGATTGCA GCAGCATCAAGGCCGGCCGCCGCTCGTCCTACCTCCTGGCCATCACCACCGAGCGCTCCAAGTCCTGTGACGATGGTCTGAACGCATTTCGGGATGAGGGGAAGATCCTAAG GAGGATGCCCAGCCGGGTCCCCAGCCTCCGCATGCTGAGGAGCTTCTTCACCGATGGG TCTCTGGACAGCCTCGGCACGTCCGAAGACGCCCGCTCCAAAAGACACTCAACCTCCGACCTCTCGGACATCCCGTTCAGCGCCGTGAGGAAGGAGGGCTGGCTCCACTGCAAGCAGATCCTCACCAAAAAGGGGAAG AAGGTCGGCGGAGGCATCCGGCAGTGGAAGCGCGTCTTCGCCGTGCTGCGCACCCACTCGCTGTACCTGTGCAAAGACAGGCGGGAGGCGGTGACCTGCGCCCCGGCCCCAGGTGAGGAGGAGCCGCCGATCAGCATCCGAGCGTGCCTGGTGGACATCTCCTACAGCGAGACCAAGAGGAAGCACGTCTTCCGGCTGACGACCGCTGACTTCTGTGAATATCTCTTTCAGGCAGAGGATCGGGAAGACATGCTGGCCTGGATCAAAGTCATCAGGGAGAACAGCAAGGCCGAGGGCGAG gACCCCGGTTTTGCCAGCCAAGCGCTTATCAACAAGAAGTTAAACGACTACCGGAAAGTGAG CCCCGCGGGTGCCAAGCCCGACTCCTCGCCCAAGGGCTCTCGCGGGCTGGGGATCCGAGCCGAGTTCCTGAAGCAGACGGGAACCAGCGCGCCCCGATCCCCCAGGCAGGATGCGGCCGTCACGAAAG ATGAGAGCGGCTCCCAAAAAGCCCCATGGGGCATCAACATCATgaagaagaacaagaaatctGCCCCCCGGGCCTTTGGCGTGAGGCTGGAGGACTGCCAGCCTGCCCCGGACAACAAG aaTGTCCCCCTGATCGTCGAAGCCTGCTGCAAGGTGGTGGAGGACCGAGGGCTGGAGTACATGGGCATCTACCGCGTGCCCGGCAACAACGCGGTGGTGTccagcctgcaggagcagctcaACAAGGGAGCCACCGAGATCAACCTGCAGGACGAG CGGTGGCAGGACCTGAACGTCATTAGCAGCCTGTTGAAATCCTTCTTCCGAAAGCTGCCCGAGCCCCTCTTCACTGACG ATAAGTACAACGACTTCATCGAGGCCAACCGGATAGAGGATGCCAGCGAGAGGATGAGGACGCTGCGGAAGCTG ATCCGGGACCTGCCAGGTCACTACTACGAGACACTCAAGTTCCTGGTGGGTCACCTGAAGACCATCGCTGACCACTCGGAGAAGAACAAG ATGGAGCCCCGAAACCTGGCCCTGGTGTTCGGCCCCACGCTGGTGCGGACATCCGAGGACAACATGACCGACATGGTGACGCACATGCCCGACCGCTACAAAATCGTGGAGACCCTCATCCAGCAC TCGGACTGGTTCTTCAGCGACAAGGAGGACAAGGGCGAGAAG ACCCCCGTGGATGAGAAGGAGGCTCAGTCCGTGCCCAACATCGAGTACCTGCTCCCCAACATCGGCAGGACCGCGGCGCCCGGCGATGCCGCAG GCTCAACCCGCAGCGGCTCCGCCAAACCGAAG GGCACGTGGCCGTCGCGGAAGGCACCGCCGCACCGGGAGCTCCTCGCCATCCCCTTCGTCTCGGCCGCCGCCcgcaagaggaagaagaggagagaggccGAGGGCGTTGGGAGCAGCACCGACGATGACGTGGAGCACAGGGATGCCCCGGGCCGGGACCAGGAGAACGAGGGGACCACGGCTGCACCGCCGGGAGCCGGCAAAGCCCCCAGCAGCACCGGCGCAgagccggcagcccccagcccggccgggaTGGAGCAGGAGATCTCCCTGGAGCCCGGGGGTGCCGGGTCTGAGCTGGCGCCAGACGCCCGCTCCATCGTGTCGGGCTACTCCACCCTGTCCACCATGGACCGCAGCCTGTGCTCCGAGGTTCCGTCGGTggccgggagccgcggggagGAGGCGGACGACGAACGCAGCGAGCTCAGCCACATGGAGACGGACACGGAGAGCCGGGagggtgcccggccccggccggggcaggTGGCCGGGGGGACTGGGGATGAGGACAAGGggctccccggccgcccctccTTCAACTCCCACCGCCTGATCCAGTGTGACACGCTGGCCCGCAGGAAGCTGGGGCGGCCCCGGCTGGCTGGCGAGACCCCGGTGCCTGCCGGGGAAGACCAAGGCTGGGTGCCCCCCGGGCGGCCCTCGCTGCGGGAGCAACTCCGGCAGCGCCTGCGAGCCTCTGCCGACGACATGGGCGTCCGCCTGCGCCGAGCCCACTCCCCCGAGACCCGCCGCAAGAAGAGCAGCTGGCGCCGGCACACCGTGGTGGTGCCCGGTGGCCTCAAGGACCTCAACTTCAACGAGTGGAAGGAGCCGCGGCCACTGGAGATGTCCCCGGGACCCTGCCGTGACAAGGACTCGGGGCTCAGCAGCCTGGAGTCCACCAAAGCCCGGCCCCCGGCacctgccccggcacagcccggcgcTGCCGGTGAGGTGCCGGGCACCAAGACCCCcccgggcagccctggccccctGGCCCCCCTGCGCTTCCCCCAGTGCCTCTGA